The Bradyrhizobium sp. WSM471 genome includes the window TCCGGTGACGCCAGGCCGCCTCGTGATGGCCGTCTGGATAGATGAAGAAGTTGAGGGAAAGCTGCCGTCGTTCGCTCATTTGTGAGATCCGCGTGCATTGGAAGCTGTAGCAGGCGAGACTCTACGTCTGCTGTCACGCTGATGTCGACGAAATGAATTTGCGTTGTTGAATTGGATGGAAGCATGAAGCTTGCGAGCAGAGCGCCAACCAAAGAGGAGGGCAGTCGTCACGACGAGAAATGGCGGCGGCTGTAACGATTTTATCGCGTCTCTGGACAAGAAGTGCGTTGCGTCGCGTCAAATTGCGTTCCTCTTGCAGCCGGGCGGGCAGCTATCACTACGAATCTTTCAGTGTCAGCATCGACGGCGAAGCGTTCGTTGCCTATCGCCGAAAACAAAGCTGGTTTCGTTTCATTGACTGACGATCGATCGCTCGTACCATTCAAGGCCTCAACGCGAGGTCGTTTCATCATGCGCCAATCCGATCCCAGTGACCGATGTCCCGGCTCGCGCCGTCTGCCGGAGCACGTTGCGGCCGAGTAGGGCCCCTAGCCTGAAAACGATTTCATCTATCTCCGCCGTCGTTTCCGCGACCGGCGCATGGCGGAGCTTTGTCCAGGGGATCGCAGTGACGAGAGCACGACCATGAGCAACACGACAACCATCGATAACGTCATTCCGCGCGCCGACATCGTCAAGCGTGCGGCCAGGCTTGGCGCCGAGATCAGGAACATCAAACTGTCGGGCGACCTTTCGGACGAGACCATCCGTGCCATCAATCAGGTGCTGCTCGAACATAAGGTCATCTTCTTCCGTGACCAGGGACATCTCGACGATGCGGAACAGGAGCGCTTTGCCATCAGGCTCGGCAAGCTGGTGCCCCATCCGACGGTCGGCGCGCTCAAGGGCACGTCGTCGATCCTGGAGCTGGACTCGGGCCGGGGCGGTGGCCGCGCCGACCAATGGCATACGGATGTCACGTTCGTCGACGCCTATCCGAAAATCTCGGTGCTGCGCGGCGTGGTGGTTCCACCCTACGGCGGCGATACCGTCTGGTCGAACACGGCGGCCGCCTATCTCGACCTGCCGGCGCCGCTGCGCAAGCTCGCCGACGAACTGTGGGCCGTCCACAGCAACGCCTATGACTATGCCGTGAAGACGCGGGCAACCGAGGCGGACAAGAAGCACTTCGACGAGGTGTTCACCGGAACGATCTACGAAACCGAGCATCCGGTGGTGCGCGTCCATCCCGAGACCGGCGAGCGCACGCTCGTGCTCGGAGATTTCGTGCAGCGCTTCGTCGGCCTACCGAAATACGACGGCCAGAAGCTGTTCGACCTGTTCCAGTCGCATATTACGGCGCCGGAAAACACGGTTCGCTGGAGCTGGGCGGCCGGCGACGTTGCGATCTGGGACAATCGCGCCACGCAACATTACGCGGTCAACGACTATGGCGACCAGCACCGCGTTGTGCGCCGCGCCACCATCGATGGCGATGTACCGCTTAGCGTCGACGGTCGCCGCAGCGTGACGCGCGTCAGGACATCCAATCCCCAGACCGCTAAAGCCGCTTGATCCAGATCAGCTCACGAGAGTCAAAATGATGAACGCAATACTTCGATTGCTTCGCGCAAGCCGCGCCCGGTTGGGACGTGCCACCCGCCAGACGTTGCGGGTTTTATTGGCGGGCGCCGTAGCTCTCGGCCTTGCGGCCCCGGCATTCGCCGAGCCGCCGCTCGAGAAGACCGAGATCCGTTACCAGGGATCGGCCGGGCAGGTGACGTTTATCAAGCTGGCCGAGGACCTCGGCTATCTCGCGCCACTCAAGCTCAAATGGGTCGGTAACACCATCAGCGGGCCGCAGGACATCCAGACCGTCGTCACCGGCGATATCGACATCGGCGGCGCGTTCTATGGGGCGATCCTCAAGTTGACCGCGGCGAAGGCGCCGGTCAAGGCGGTGGTCGGCTACTACGGCTCCGATGCCAACACCTGTTATGGCTACTTCGTGAAGGAGGACAGCCCGATCAAGACCGCGCGTGACCTGATTGGCAAGAAGGTCGCGGTCAACACGCTCGGCGCCCATCTGGAATTCGTGCTCCGCGAATATCTGGCTAGGTCCGGCCTCAGCGCAGGTGAAGCCAGGCAGGTCACGCTGGTGGCGATCCCGCCATTCAGCGGCGAGCAAGTGTTGCGCCAGGGCCAGGTCGAGGTCAGCGCGCTGAGCGGTATCCTGCGCGACAAGGCGCTGGAACGGGGCGGCATCCGCGCGCTCTTCAACGACACCGATCTGTTCGGCCAGTTCACCGGCGGCGCCTATGTATTGCGCGAAAAGTTCATCAAGGACAATCCCAATGCCTCGCGCAAGCTGGTGGAGGGGATTTCGCTGGCCATCGAATGGGCCCAGATCACACCACCGGAAGAGGTGCGGGCCCGGTTCGACAAGATCATCGCCGAGCGCAAGCGCAACGAGGATGCCTCCTCGATCAAATACTGGAAGAGCACCGGCGTTGCGTCCAAGGGTGGCGTGATCTCGGACAGCGAGATCCAGGTGTGGATCGACTGGCTGGTGAAGGACGGCCTGTTCAAGCCGGGGCAGGTCAAGGCTTCCGACACTTACACCAATGCGCTCAACTATTTCCGTCCCGGAAAGACGGCGGAGGTCCCATGACCACTGCCAAGATTCGCTTCGAGCACGTCCGCAAGGAATTTTTCGTGCGCGGTGAGGGCGGCGGACCAGGCCAGCGCTTCACCGCGCTGGAGGACATCACGCTCGATGTTCGCTCCGGCGAATTCCTGGCCCTGGTTGGCCCAAGCGGCTGCGGGAAATCCACCTTGCTCGATCTGCTGGGCGGGCTCACGCTGCCGACCAGCGGCCGGATTCTGCTCGATGGCCGGCCGATTGCCGGACCCGGTCGCGACCGCGGCATCGTGTTCCAGCAGTATGCGCTGTTTCCTTGGCGCACAGCCGCGCAGAATGTCGAGTTCGGGCTTGATATCGCCGGGCTTAAGGCCAAGCAGCGTCTCGACATCGCGCGGCATTTCCTCGACCTGGTCGGGCTGTCCGGCTTTGCCGACCGCTACCCGCATGAGCTCTCCGGCGGCATGAAGCAGCGCGTCGCGATCGCGCGAAGCCTCGCCTATGATCCCGAGGTGCTGCTGATGGACGAGCCGTTCGCCGCGCTTGACGCCCAGACGCGCGAGACGCTGCAGGGTGAGCTGCTGCGGATCTGGCGCGCCACCGGCAAGACCATCGTCTTCATCACCCACGGTATCGACGAGGCCATCGTGCTCGGCCAACGGGTGGCGGTCATGACGTCGTGTCCCGGCCGCATCAAGCTGGTCATCGACATTCCGGACGTGCTGCGCAGCGCAGACGACGACGTACGCTCGCTGCCCGAGTTCGGCCGCGTGCGCCACGAGGTCTGGAGCCCGTTACGCGAGGAAGTGCTGAAAGCACAGCAAGGGCAATTGACCGCCGGCGCTTTCGCGCGAGCCGATCGCAAAGTGGAAGGGGTCGCCCATGTCTAGTCTCGAGATGTTGACGCTGCTGGAGCTTGCACATGGGCGCCGAGAGCCGCTCACCTGCGTGGAAAGACCGGCATCGCCGCTGGTGGACCAGATCCGCGCCGCGGCCCGCGGGCTGGCTGTCTTCGGGCACCGCTCGTTGCTGCTGATTGCCCTGCTGGCGGCGTGGGAGGCGGCTCCGAGGCTCGGGCTGATCGATACCGTGTTCCTGCCACCCTTCTCGGAGGTGATCGCGGCCGGCTGGCAGCTTGCGCAAACCGGCGAGCTCTATGATGACGTCTCCGCCAGCTTGCTGCGCGCCTTGAGCGGATTTCTGATTTCGGTCGCCTTTATCGTCCCGCTTGGCGTGGCCGTCGGTTGGAATGCGCGTCTCGGCAAGCTCGTGAACCAGTTCATCGAGATCTGCCGCAACACGGCGCCGCTTGCGCTGCTGCCGGTCTTCATCCTGTTGCTCGGAATCGGCGAGCTGTCGAAGATCACGATGGTAATCTATAGCTGCGCCTGGCCACTTCTGCTCAACACCATTGCCGCGGTGAAACAGGTCGATCCATTGCTGATCAAGTCGGCGCGGACCATGGGTGCAACCCCGCAGCAGCTGTTTCGCAAGGTGATCGTTCCGGCGGCGCTTCCGACCATCTTTGTCGGTATTCGCCTGGCCAGCGCGTCGGCCATGCTGGTGCTGGTTGCGTCCGAAATGGTCGGCGCCAAGGCCGGCCTCGGCTATCTCATCATCAACAGCCAGTACAGCTTCCTGATTCCGCAAATGTATTTCGGCATCCTCAGCATCACCGTCATCGGGCTGACGTTCAATGCCATTCTGGAGGCACTGGAGCGGCGCTTCATGCGGTGGAAAGCGCCGGTGACAGCATGAGATATGGGATCAGGCGCCGCTTGGAACTTTCCGCGTGGTGGCCCGCGTCACCATGCTGCTCGGCGGCGTCGCGGAGCAGCCAGACATTCCCGCCGATGGTCGATCCGCGGCCAATCGTGATTCAGCCGATGGTGATACGGCCAAGGATCGTTTCGCCGACGTAGATCACGACGCCGTCGTCCCGGATCGGGTGGCGGGTGTCGCTCCTGATCACATTGCCTTTGTCATCCGTCGGAAAGTCGCGCCTCGAGCGTGACCGCCTGATAGATGCAGACATTGTCCCCGATAATGGCCGATCGCGACCCCGGTGCCGTAATCGAAGAAGCCGAAGCCGGTGCGAGCGCCGGGGTGAATATCGATGCCGATCGGCCTGGCTCAATTGACACATGAATTAGGTTTGGCCGCCATGTCAGCGATCGATGACATTTGTCAATGTCATCGAACGCTGACATTTACAAATTGTCAACGAACGTCGACATATGCTAAAGTAAGCGAACGTTGACATTTGGAAATCCCATGCTCATACGCACACCGGCCGAACTCGGTGCCGTCCTTCGCGACCGGCGCAAGAAGCTCAAACTCGATCAATCGACTTTTGCCAAACGCATTGGCGTCAGCCGCCAATGGGTGATCGAAGTAGAGCACGGTCACGCGCGCGCTGAACTCGGTCTGATCCTTCGCGCCCTTGACGCCCTGGACATCCGCCTGGATGCGGGCACCGAACAAGCGCCGGCCCGCGGGGTCACCAGGCCAGCCGTCGATATCAACGCCATCGTGGCCAAGGCCAGGAAGAAAAAGGCATGACGAGCGAACTTGTTGCTCTGCTGGATGGTCGGGAAATCGGCCGCGTGCGCAATGACGCCCGCGGCCGGCTCACCTTTGTCTACGACAAGGACTGGCGCCAGGCCGAGGGAGCCTATCCGCTGTCGCTCTCCATGCCGCTCGCGGCCGAAGAGCACGGACCTTCCGCCGTGCAGGCTTTCCTCTGGGGACTCCTGCCCGACAACGAACACGTGCTCGAACGGTGGGCCCGACGATTTCAGGTGTCGGCGCGCAACGTGTTTGCCCTTATTTCCCATGTCGGCGAGGACTGCGCGGGTGCCATTCAATTCGTCACGCCCGATCGGCTAGAGTCGTTGCGAAGCGGTGCTGACGACAAGGTCGAATGGCTTGACGAAACGGCGATCGCCAAACGCCTGCAAACCTTACGCGAGGATCACGCCGCATGGCGGTTGCCGCGCGACACCGGACAATTCAGCCTTGCGGGCGCCCAACCCAAAACCGCCCTGCTTCTGCAAAAGAGCAAGTGGGGAATTCCCTCTGGGCGGATTCCGACGACCCATATCCTTAAACCGCCGACCGGCCATTTCGATGGACACGCGGAAAATGAACACATCTGCCTCATACTTGCGCGCAATCTCGGTCTGCCCGTCGCCGATACCCAGGTGATGCATTTCGGAAAAGAAATCGCCATCGTCATCGAGCGGTACGACCGGCAGTTCAGTGGGAACGAGATCGTCCGTGTCCACCAGGAAGATATCTGCCAGGCGCTCGGGATCCTGCCGACCAGAAAGTATCAAAACGATGGCGGACCAAGCCCTGCCAATGTGATCGAGCTTTTGCGCACCTACTCCACGGATCGCGTCGCCGACGTTGACACGTTTGTCGACGCGCTCGGCTTCAATTGGCTGATTGCGGGTACGGATGCTCATGCCAAGAATTATTCGCTGCTGCTGGCCGGAGGCCCTCACGTGCGGCTCGCCCCGCTCTACGACATCGCCAGCATTCTTCCCTACGATGACGTCGATCTGCAGAAGATCAAGCTCGCGATGAAAATCGGCGGTGATTACAAGCTCAGCCAGATTAGTTTGCGCGATTGGCAGAAGTTCGCGCGCGAAACGCGCCTCGATGCTGACAAGGTGATCGCCGGACTGCTTTCCATGGCCGAGCAGCTTCCGGACATTGTAGCCGCCGTGCGGAAGCAAGCGCAGAAAGACGGATTGGACAATGCCATCATCGGGCATCTCGCCAAGCACCTGATCGCAAGAGCCGGGCAATGCCGTCGACTGCTCGGTGAGGCATAGTTTCCGGCGACGGCCGCCAGCAGCATCATGCTGATCGGCAACATGGTGCCGATCATCATCGGTCGACATGTCGTTGTCGAAGCCAACGGCAGCAACAGCATCAACACCGCCGCGATCGGCATGCCGATACCGATGTCGATGTCGACTACGATCGGTGATTGCTCGCGATCCGTGGCAGCCGCGTAGTCACGTTCGGCGTGTCCTTTCAAGGCTCCGGCAGACAGCGATTTCTCCTCCGCGGACGTTCCCAATTCGGCGGGGCGCTTGTAGGTCCTCTTTTTGGCACGGCCCCTTTGCGCCCGGCAGTCCCTGGCCACGGCTGCGCAATCACGACGACTAGGCGTCTCGCCCCCTTTAAGGGCGCCGGATTAGCCAGGTCCGAAGATCAAATAGAACAGGATCGCGGCCACGACGACTGTCCAGCCGATTGACGTGGCGAGAGCCCATACTTGCGTCGGCATCGGACGAACTTTCCCGATGAAGCTAACGAAGAGACCGCTGGCGCTGGACAGCGGCCTCTTGAACCCGCCTCAAAATGTCTTCGAGATAAAAGATCTTACCCCGGTGGCCGCCATAATCAAACGCCGGACTCGCCACCCTGTGAAGTCAAAAACGATTCGAAGGCCAATGGAACAATTGTGTCGTTGCGAGAGCGACACACCTGATAAGCTAGGCCAGCACTGGTGGAGAACTCTTCCTCGGGCGGATGCCAACCATTTGGCACAGAAATGAGCGATAGTGCCCGCATTCGCCTGCGGAGGGCGACGTAAGGCCAGCTGCTAGTCGACGGTCCCAACCTGATCGGAGAGGTCTTCGACCATACTCACGAACATGTGCGATTCCTCCCCGGGGGCGCCAATCTGCAAACGCCTCCACGAGATCACCCGGCGGCCACGAACTGGATTGCAGATCGTATCGACAATAGGCTCGAGCTGCTGGCTTTGCGCAAGTAGCTGCTGGTCGCGCTTTTCGATCAGCTCGGCCGTTTCAGAGGAAAACAATTCGCGCGCGGTCTTGCCGACAACGTCGGTGCGCGACATGCCGATCTGCTGTTCGGCCGCTTTGTTGATGAACAAATAGCGCAGACTGCGCGCGTCCTTGGCGATGATACCTTCGCGCACGTTCTCGACGACCGTGGCGAGCAGCCGTTCGGTACGCTCGAGAATACGCTCTTTCTGCCGCTGTTCCGTGACGTCCTCCTGGACGGAGACCCAGCCGCCCCCATCCATTGGCCGTTCATAAATCTTGACGATCCGGCCGTCGTTGAGCCTTACCTCGTAAGCCGCCGGCTCCTTCTTTCCGATGCGAACGAGAATGGCCGAAACGTACTTTTTGATGTCGCCGCTGAACAGCCCGTGTTCCAGGATCTCCTCTAGCGAGGACCCTGATTCGATGGTCTCGGGCAATTATACATCCGGCGATAGTTGCTGTTCATTGCAATCACACGTGCCTTGCCGTCGAGCATGATGAGGCCCTGCGGCATGCTGTTGATAGCGGCGGAGAGCTGCCGCTTTTTGCTCTGGTACTTGTCGTTGAACGCGTCGCGCTCGGCCATTGCGGCGTCGCGCTGTTTGCAGAGGTCAAATTCAAGCTGTTCGAGCTCAAAGACTTGAGCGACAGCATCGCGGAAGTTCTGCGCGGCGCGTGCCAGGCGGCCAATTTCGTCCTGGCGTCGCAGATGTGGCACCTCGCTTTCGATGTCCCCGGTTCTGATGCGATCGGTCGCCTGGGCAATGTCTGAGAGCCGCGCCAGCACCGAATCCCGGATCACGAGAACGTTAAGCGCGGCAAGCACCAGCGCCGCCAACCCCAGCATGAAAAGGTACCCTGCCGCATAGCAATTCTGTTCGGCGAGCCCATCTGCTTCGCGAGTGCGTTCGTTGTAGCCGCGCTGCAACGCTTCCAGATCCGCATTCAGCCTGCTGCGAACCGTGCTGCTGGCTTCGGTGTCCCCAAACTCGCGGGCAGCTGCGGGGCTAATCTCGACGGCCCGGCGCACCAACTCCTGGCGGAAATCGATGAATTGGGCAATCCGCCGTTTGAGGGATGCGAACCGTTCGAAGTCTTCCGAACGGACCGTGGGCTCCCAGCCCTTCATCACCTCCGCAAGCTCGTGGCTGCGCTTGAGGATTCCGTCCGCGAACTCGTTCACCTTGGCTCGTTCGGTGGACATGTAGATGCCGCGCGAGTCCATCACGATCGCATAGATGGATGCGTTGACCAGTCCGGAATTGATCGCCGCAGCAGCGGAGGAGGCTTGCATATTACGATAGGAATTCTGCAGTCGCACGGTCTGGACAGACATGACCAGAAGAAAGGCCGTAACAATTCCCAAAAACCCGGCGATCGCATAGACTTTCTCGGCGACTGTCAGGTCGTCGACCCCGCGCGCAAAGCGGATATATTTTTTCAAAAGCCGCGCGACGGGCCCGGCTCCAAGGCCTGCTATCGCAGCATTCACGACACATCCCAGCCTAAACCTGCGCAACATAAAACTATCCGATCGCCCAACCTTAAGGTTGTGCCGGTTTACGGGGGCAATGTGCGTTGAGGATCGGCCGGCGTCGGAGAGCACGTCTTCGGGGGAGACTGGGCCGTAAGCATCCCCGCATAGGCCGCGGGCTCCTTGGATTATTCTGGCGGCGAACGCTTAGGCGGCTCCGGGCTTTCCTATACATCCGGACGTGTTCGATCAGGTTGTCGATTCCGACGTAGTGAACCTGCATGCCATGTTCTCCGGCGCCATAGCCCCAGATTGCGCCATGTTCAATCTCAATTTCATTGGCGACTTCTCGCAGCCAGTCTTCATCTTGCTCAAGTTCCTCGGCAACACGCTTGATGCCGGCAACGTGGCGAACCGCTGACGTGCATGGTTACACAGCTCAAGCGGCGATCGCTGATGCCAGCCTCCAATCCCGGGGAAGCAGTCCGTCCAGGCGATGAACTGGATGAGCAGAGAGGGGCCACACGAGCGACGGCTCACCTCATGTGAAGACGAAGACAAGCAGGCTCGAGCAGAGTAGCGCAATTCCGACTGCGGTCAGCCCTAGGAAACTGCTGGAGACAAGATCATGACTGCCCATGAACGACCTCTGCGGCGAGGAATAGAGATCGGCAATCGCCGCTTCGTTCCCTTTCCAGCCAATCTCGAGATTATTATTCAAATGAGGCGCACAATTCCTGCTGGTCCCGCGATGGCGCGCACGTTTCCAGCAAAATCGATGGACAGTTCGCCGCGTTCCGGCGGCATCCTCGTTAAATGCTATGGCGTCTGCAAACGGATCGCGCTCCCTCGAGGTGCAGCCAGGTTCGGGATAGGTCGAGCTCGGCAGGATGTCGATCCAGGCCTTCAATGTCTTCCAGAGCTTCACGCTCGCGACCGTCAGCAGGCGACTTATGTTTGAGAGAATGCTTCAGCTGCTCCAGAAAGGTTTCGCCGTTGGCCACGAGAACGACGTCTCGTCCAGCGTTTCAAGCCATACTAACGCGTCGTCGTCAGTTTCGCGCCAAAGCAAGATTAACGCGTACTGTCCCTGATAGGAAAGTCCAAAGCGGCGTCGCCCGCGCTGTGCTCTTTCTTCGTGGTCAAGCCCGCCTCTCCTAGCTGATGAAGGTGGATTCTTACAGCAGTCTCTATCCGCCGTGCAGCATTTGCAATCGGACTACATCATGTATCGGCGTAGGAGTTGCACGACAGGCGGTCGGGCGCATCCTCGCCACCGGCTAGCGTAGCAAAAATGCGCTCCCAGATGCCGCGCAGTGGGCACGAGAGACGGTCTCGGGCGGTATCGCGATCCCGATCCGGATCTGTGCGCAAATCCTTACGAACCTGGTGCTGTCGGGCCCGAAATTTCACGCCGCTATCGAGGCCCTCGCGCCAAAACGACGCAAGAGCTGCTCCACCTCAGCGGCCGGCCTGGCGCCGCTGAATAAGAATCCCTGCACCTCGTTGCAGCCCTCTGCGCGAAGCCGATCCAGCTGCTCGGTCGTCTCCACCCCTTCCGCAGTTGTGGTGATGTTGAGGCTACGCCCGAGGCCCGAGATCGCGCGCACGATAGCGACGCAGTCGGAACGTTTCGCGAGATCCTTCACAAAGGAGCGATCGATCTTGATCTTGTCGAACGGAAAGCTGCGCAAGTAGCTCAGGCTGGAATATCCTGTTCCAAAATCATCCAACGAGATGGAAACTCCCAGCTCGCGCAGCTTGTGCAGGATCGCGAGATTGGCTTCGGTCTCCGCCAGGAACACCGACTCGGTGATTTCGAGCTCGAGCCGCTTGGGCGACAAACCCGAATTGGCGAGCGCTGAAATCACCACCTGGACCAGATTACGGCTACGAAATTGTGCCGGCGACAGGTTGACCGCGACCTTGATTTCGGACGGCCACTTCGCCGCCTCGTTGCAGGCTTCACGCAATACCCACTCGCCCAGCGAGACGATCAGTCCGATATCTTCCGCCACCGGAATGAACTCCGCCGGCGAGATCATGCCCTTCTCCGGATGGTGCCAGCGCAGGAGCGCCTCAAAACCTGAGATCTTGTCAAGCGCGACGTCGACCAGCGGCTGGTAGTGCAGCTCAAATTCTCCATTGGCATAAGCGCGGCGCAAGTCGAGCTCCAGCTCGCGGCGCCGCTGCACCTGGTGATCCATCTCGCGCTCGAAGAAACGCTGCGTGCCGCGGCCATCCTGTTTGGCACGATAGAGCGCCATGTCGGCGTTGCGCATCAGTTCCTCGCTAGTCGTGCCGTCGCCAGGCGAAAGTGCAATTCCGATCGAGGCGCCAATCACCACCTGATTGCCGTCGATCTCATAAGGCTCACTCAACATACTGATCAGCCCGGCGGCGAAATCGCTCGCCTGCTTCGGCGAGGTATCGTCAGCCAGGATGATTCCAAATTCATCGCCACCGAGGCGTGCCGCCAGATTGTTGCTGGCTACACGCGACCGCAGCCGGTCGGCGACCTGCTTGAGCAGGCAATCGCCCATGGGATGGCCGAAGGAGTCGTTGACGTTCTTGAAGAGGTCAAGGTCGATGCACAACACCGCGACGCGTTTGCCGGCTGCATTGCCACTTTCGAGCGCCTCGCCTAGCCGCTCCTGGTGGAGCGCGCGGTTGGGGAGGTTGGTCAATCCATCGTGGAGCGCCATATGTGCGATGCGAGCCTCGGCCTTACGCCGTTCGGTGATGTCGACCACCGCGACCAGGTAGCCTTCGCGCCCTTCGAGCACGATGCGTCGCCCGAAGGTGAGCACACAAATCTCGGTGCCGTCGGCTTTCACGTGACGCCAGTGATGTTCGGACTGGTAGGTATCGCCGACGTCCCGCAGCGCCTGCGTATAGCTGAGCCACTCCTCCTTTGGCCAGATCTCGCGAACTTTCATCCGCAGGAAGGTCTCGCAAGCGTAACCTTAGTGCTGCACCGCCGCGTCGTTGACCCTCATAAAGGCCATCGTCTCGCAGTCCAACGC containing:
- a CDS encoding TauD/TfdA family dioxygenase, giving the protein MSNTTTIDNVIPRADIVKRAARLGAEIRNIKLSGDLSDETIRAINQVLLEHKVIFFRDQGHLDDAEQERFAIRLGKLVPHPTVGALKGTSSILELDSGRGGGRADQWHTDVTFVDAYPKISVLRGVVVPPYGGDTVWSNTAAAYLDLPAPLRKLADELWAVHSNAYDYAVKTRATEADKKHFDEVFTGTIYETEHPVVRVHPETGERTLVLGDFVQRFVGLPKYDGQKLFDLFQSHITAPENTVRWSWAAGDVAIWDNRATQHYAVNDYGDQHRVVRRATIDGDVPLSVDGRRSVTRVRTSNPQTAKAA
- a CDS encoding ABC transporter substrate-binding protein translates to MMNAILRLLRASRARLGRATRQTLRVLLAGAVALGLAAPAFAEPPLEKTEIRYQGSAGQVTFIKLAEDLGYLAPLKLKWVGNTISGPQDIQTVVTGDIDIGGAFYGAILKLTAAKAPVKAVVGYYGSDANTCYGYFVKEDSPIKTARDLIGKKVAVNTLGAHLEFVLREYLARSGLSAGEARQVTLVAIPPFSGEQVLRQGQVEVSALSGILRDKALERGGIRALFNDTDLFGQFTGGAYVLREKFIKDNPNASRKLVEGISLAIEWAQITPPEEVRARFDKIIAERKRNEDASSIKYWKSTGVASKGGVISDSEIQVWIDWLVKDGLFKPGQVKASDTYTNALNYFRPGKTAEVP
- a CDS encoding ABC transporter ATP-binding protein; the encoded protein is MTTAKIRFEHVRKEFFVRGEGGGPGQRFTALEDITLDVRSGEFLALVGPSGCGKSTLLDLLGGLTLPTSGRILLDGRPIAGPGRDRGIVFQQYALFPWRTAAQNVEFGLDIAGLKAKQRLDIARHFLDLVGLSGFADRYPHELSGGMKQRVAIARSLAYDPEVLLMDEPFAALDAQTRETLQGELLRIWRATGKTIVFITHGIDEAIVLGQRVAVMTSCPGRIKLVIDIPDVLRSADDDVRSLPEFGRVRHEVWSPLREEVLKAQQGQLTAGAFARADRKVEGVAHV
- a CDS encoding ABC transporter permease, whose protein sequence is MSSLEMLTLLELAHGRREPLTCVERPASPLVDQIRAAARGLAVFGHRSLLLIALLAAWEAAPRLGLIDTVFLPPFSEVIAAGWQLAQTGELYDDVSASLLRALSGFLISVAFIVPLGVAVGWNARLGKLVNQFIEICRNTAPLALLPVFILLLGIGELSKITMVIYSCAWPLLLNTIAAVKQVDPLLIKSARTMGATPQQLFRKVIVPAALPTIFVGIRLASASAMLVLVASEMVGAKAGLGYLIINSQYSFLIPQMYFGILSITVIGLTFNAILEALERRFMRWKAPVTA
- a CDS encoding helix-turn-helix domain-containing protein: MLIRTPAELGAVLRDRRKKLKLDQSTFAKRIGVSRQWVIEVEHGHARAELGLILRALDALDIRLDAGTEQAPARGVTRPAVDINAIVAKARKKKA
- a CDS encoding type II toxin-antitoxin system HipA family toxin translates to MTSELVALLDGREIGRVRNDARGRLTFVYDKDWRQAEGAYPLSLSMPLAAEEHGPSAVQAFLWGLLPDNEHVLERWARRFQVSARNVFALISHVGEDCAGAIQFVTPDRLESLRSGADDKVEWLDETAIAKRLQTLREDHAAWRLPRDTGQFSLAGAQPKTALLLQKSKWGIPSGRIPTTHILKPPTGHFDGHAENEHICLILARNLGLPVADTQVMHFGKEIAIVIERYDRQFSGNEIVRVHQEDICQALGILPTRKYQNDGGPSPANVIELLRTYSTDRVADVDTFVDALGFNWLIAGTDAHAKNYSLLLAGGPHVRLAPLYDIASILPYDDVDLQKIKLAMKIGGDYKLSQISLRDWQKFARETRLDADKVIAGLLSMAEQLPDIVAAVRKQAQKDGLDNAIIGHLAKHLIARAGQCRRLLGEA
- a CDS encoding PAS-domain containing protein, translated to MPETIESGSSLEEILEHGLFSGDIKKYVSAILVRIGKKEPAAYEVRLNDGRIVKIYERPMDGGGWVSVQEDVTEQRQKERILERTERLLATVVENVREGIIAKDARSLRYLFINKAAEQQIGMSRTDVVGKTARELFSSETAELIEKRDQQLLAQSQQLEPIVDTICNPVRGRRVISWRRLQIGAPGEESHMFVSMVEDLSDQVGTVD
- a CDS encoding HAMP domain-containing protein gives rise to the protein MNAAIAGLGAGPVARLLKKYIRFARGVDDLTVAEKVYAIAGFLGIVTAFLLVMSVQTVRLQNSYRNMQASSAAAAINSGLVNASIYAIVMDSRGIYMSTERAKVNEFADGILKRSHELAEVMKGWEPTVRSEDFERFASLKRRIAQFIDFRQELVRRAVEISPAAAREFGDTEASSTVRSRLNADLEALQRGYNERTREADGLAEQNCYAAGYLFMLGLAALVLAALNVLVIRDSVLARLSDIAQATDRIRTGDIESEVPHLRRQDEIGRLARAAQNFRDAVAQVFELEQLEFDLCKQRDAAMAERDAFNDKYQSKKRQLSAAINSMPQGLIMLDGKARVIAMNSNYRRMYNCPRPSNQGPR